GGCCGCGATCCTGCTGCTCGGCGGAGAATGAACTGGAATCAGGCTCGAAAAGGTATTCTCCGAGGCGCATGAGAAACGATTCCCGCAAGCCGGGCGACCTTCGTCCGACCTCGCTGCAGAGAGGGTTTGCCAAGTTCGCCGAAGGTTCTTGCCTCATCAAACAAGGAGACACCCATGTCCTTGTCACGGCAACCGTCGAGGACCGCGTGCCCCCATTTCTGAAGAACTCAGGTAAGGGCTGGGTGACAGCGGAGTATTCGATGCTGCCCCGATCGGGACGGCAGCGAAACCAAAGGGACACGGGACGCCCGAACGGCCGCTCTCTTGAAATCCAGCGGCTCATCGGGCGGTCGTTGAGGAGCGTAGTGAACCTGGACGGGCTCGGCGAAAGAACTATCACGCTCGATTGCGATGCGATCCAGGCCGACGGGGGAACGCGTTGCGCTTCGATCACCGCGGCCTACGTTGCGCTCCACGACGCCATCTCCTGGATGAAGAAGGAGCGGATGGTCCGCAGTGAGCTTCTCACCACCCCGCTTGCAGCGGTGAGCGTGGGCATCTATCGCAACCAAGAGCTGCTCGACCTGAATTACGAAGAGGACAAGGACGCCGCGACCGACATGAATGTGGTGATGACTGGCACGGGCAAGTTCGTCGAGATTCAGGGAACTGCGGAACAGGAGCCGTTTTCCGTCGAGACGATGGGCAGGATGCTCAGCCTTGCGAAGTCC
The genomic region above belongs to Candidatus Nitrosymbiomonas proteolyticus and contains:
- a CDS encoding ribonuclease PH, with translation MRNDSRKPGDLRPTSLQRGFAKFAEGSCLIKQGDTHVLVTATVEDRVPPFLKNSGKGWVTAEYSMLPRSGRQRNQRDTGRPNGRSLEIQRLIGRSLRSVVNLDGLGERTITLDCDAIQADGGTRCASITAAYVALHDAISWMKKERMVRSELLTTPLAAVSVGIYRNQELLDLNYEEDKDAATDMNVVMTGTGKFVEIQGTAEQEPFSVETMGRMLSLAKSGIDKLIELQNAALESSQGFVEWRP